In the genome of Microplitis demolitor isolate Queensland-Clemson2020A chromosome 5, iyMicDemo2.1a, whole genome shotgun sequence, the window ATATATAACagaatttaatgtaaataaaataaaatataataattatataacaatCTGACTGGCTTTCTACTTGCGTGCAAGGACATGACGCAAGGTTTTTTATGTGTTAATGTATATTAagctattgaaaataaaagtacataCTGAtggtataaattattaaagttaacACTGAGGCAGTTTCTGTtgaattcatttataatttaatagatattatttatttccgcagtaaatttattattcaacagATAAAAAGTTTCATGCTTTCTTTACTCATACTTAATGTTTTTATACTTTTGTGTACTTACTCCGTCATtacaaaatacttaaaaattaaaaaatttttaatttcatttttttgaaaattattttcatatataaataaattgaaaataaaacatcatttattttgactagaattgaaaaaaaaaaaaaaaaaaaaaaaaaaaaaaaaaaaaaaaattaaataataacaacagtaGTATGAAAACATGACCTACGATCTGTAATTGACATTAAAcagcaaataattatttttacaattatatcTACAACTTGTTTATATATCTTTATGTTAATAAAGCTTAAgagaatgaataaattatgtgTATTTGTATGCATTAATGTATAAAGATCGAAAGGATATcagttaatatattttctggttaaaatttatgagtgactgagatatatattttatcatcaatataaatatatatataagtgataACACTTAGGCTGTGATTTTCCAATTGACTCTAAAACATTGAGACAGAAATGCGATGACAGATGAcactaatataaataatgttgattgccaataattttaagtattaaaaaaaaaaaaaaaaataactatcatACAGTTACtcgttgaataataattaaaatttcaaggcAACATTacagttatcattattatttatttacttatctaTGTTTATTTTGGATCAATGTATTATGcgatacaattaaatattacagtgACCTTTCTCACTtaaagttaagaaaaatgaacttatgACTGTCACCAGTATcagataatataaatataaatattatttgacagatatggaaaaaaatcaaGCGAGCATGTCGTCAATGCCTGGTCCAGCAGCACCAGGTTGTTCAGATTCAGGAATTGGAGCATCAGCACCTCCACCACCACTTCCACCGTCATATGAGGAAGCTATGGCACAATCAATCACCATGCCAAATCCTCAAATAGGATCTATAAATGTCTTGCCGTATCCCGGAGATTCCCGCGTACCTTTAAACAGCTCCTGTAAGTCATATTTATCTTAtcttaaacattatttattttattttcgtgaACAAGTAACACGCTACCtaatataatcaaaaaattatcgggttaatttattttattaaaagaggatttaattattttttgatgaattattAGTTATCGTTAATGGTTTATTGTTTTATCTTGACCTAATTCACGTcattgacaaataaattattaaactttactATATAATCTATAACCACTCAGTGTCATCTGCAGAGCGCTgcattatgtatataaatatacatacactCTTATGATATTCTATTTTTGATATCtcattgttataaattaatactctGTACACTGCTACTAATCCTACAGATGCTTATATTAATGCgaaaattatacaaatttatgCTAATCACCATTTTCCGTCTTTCCACGCAGCAACGCGCGATGATAAATGTACtttcaagatttttaaaacattttattttcccgAATACTCGTTTAGAATCTTTTAttactcataaatttaattttcatcgatgaataattttttttttctggtcatcattcaattgtttataacaataatttcgTTATTTCctaaatccataaaaattaagtgataatttgcaattgaaaaataaaataaatttttaaatttattagaagaTAGAAGagagataataattaaagtaaattaatttttatcctgACAAATTTGTCCTTATCCTGACGTTCCACGGTAAGTATATCCTTATccttcattatttaaattacaaactttCATCAATCACTTAAACATCATGTCCGTGTTCTGTcctcattttaaaatacatatttaaccACATAATTACCcataaaatgttgaaaatttttattgaaatagtagaattttaatttataaaaaactattatcttttttataaaacaaaaagaaaattattttacggGTAAACCGagattttttagtttgaattaaaaatatctgactgaatatatatatatgcattgaggtaaataaaaaatggtacCGTTGGGAACTCGAGAGTTGTTGCATTCGTAAATCTCTGACACTGTTtggagtttatttatatttttatttaaacttttttcatgtCACCGTACGAGTGACGTATGGTATCAATGATACGAGAGTTATCTCTCTGGGCACTGATATTGAACTTTTCGCCTTCATTCTTCTATTCGTCAGGCAATGCAATTCCAAGCAATACACGTCTCGATACTcctcaatataaaataaattatttggttatagatttttgttatttttattataaaaaatttttttcccaccttcaaatttataataaatcaaatgtataatattttttattccaaataatataaatttttctcctaAATTCATCAGTTATATATTGCattatatttctaaaaaaataattaataagttaatcAAAATCGTCAacatgctcataaaaatatgttacgACAGATATACAACCGACTGTTCAAATACCACAACCAAGTCATGTTGATGGGCCAGGTCCTTATGATTATCAGCCTCCACGGAGTTTACCTCCATCGTATCCAATAACATCTGAGATTCGAATGGTTCGTCCAACTGGGACTTACACATTATCATCCAGTCCTATTAAAATGCAGTGTCCTTCTTGTCTGACTGATATTAAAACATCAACAGTATCTGATCATCAACCTATGGCTCACATATGCTGTCTTATTCTCTGTATTCTTGGGTAAGACTAAATAATtcatcaaatatattattaattttttttttttttcgatataataaatatatgtatcaactaaaaatgataattttttttcacagatGTTGCTTATGCTCATGTTTGCCGTACTgtacaaattatttcatgaCAGTACATCATTTTTGTCCAcgatgtaaaatttatatcggCACGTGGAAGGGTTTTGAACCGTCAAGACGATTAATGGCAGTCagggtttaaaaataatattatttactattaagtataaatatatcttcgtctaaaactttaattactgtgctaaaaaaaaatctaattaattcaaatgttttatttttgttaaaaaaaaaaaaaaaaaaaaaaaaaaaaaaaaaaaaaaatctaaactcCGTcgtttgataattaaatcaacgatgtttaaataaattatatgtctTTGCTAGAGTTACTATGACCGTGACATGAGATAAACGCTTTACTTGAAAGGTGTAATGCAATttaagaaagagaaaaaatataattataataataataa includes:
- the LOC103575276 gene encoding lipopolysaccharide-induced tumor necrosis factor-alpha factor homolog, coding for MEKNQASMSSMPGPAAPGCSDSGIGASAPPPPLPPSYEEAMAQSITMPNPQIGSINVLPYPGDSRVPLNSSYIQPTVQIPQPSHVDGPGPYDYQPPRSLPPSYPITSEIRMVRPTGTYTLSSSPIKMQCPSCLTDIKTSTVSDHQPMAHICCLILCILGCCLCSCLPYCTNYFMTVHHFCPRCKIYIGTWKGFEPSRRLMAVRV